From one Bacteroidales bacterium genomic stretch:
- a CDS encoding T9SS type A sorting domain-containing protein: MKSRIPNISLTLYCLLLFAILIAPKTTKAQEWSEPITIFQGTSTSRDVDITIDNNNHIHVVWEYKVGDNFWKILYSKSTDQGETWSEPYDIVKNPALWMCNPKIVTGPDNKLYVTYDYNTNSQVAALIHMQIFDGETWSEPVLVSENVGIFIHSNLIMDKSGILHIFWHNFQERRLRYRTYSNGSFSPISNPYPNNNSVTICCIQLSEQNNIHMTAYETTQSTTYMTYLKKVDNDWTNPDSVCKPFWASMSMAIGKSNEPHIVWVSRTNYIDTTYYTTQINDQWQTSILTPKYSTEHSMIIEKNGTVHIVQSEKTETGHNQMHYVLKNGTWTSQIIEFEEKGFNDHKLIAKDTSLYLIFLHYPLLYYKESRVSIRKLKIENQNSIEQTAKLNDFHLRVFPNPSTISQGIKIETKSTSAVQVQIYNISGFLVFKTTVHPSQNTIEWNKETSNYKKVPPGIYLVKAVSDKQMKTETIVITE; encoded by the coding sequence ATGAAAAGCAGAATACCCAACATATCACTAACCTTATACTGCCTACTGTTATTTGCTATTTTAATAGCTCCAAAAACCACAAAGGCGCAAGAGTGGAGTGAACCCATAACCATATTTCAAGGAACTTCTACCAGCAGAGATGTGGATATCACAATTGACAATAATAATCACATACATGTTGTATGGGAATACAAAGTAGGAGATAATTTTTGGAAAATACTTTATTCAAAATCTACCGATCAAGGAGAGACATGGAGTGAGCCTTATGATATCGTTAAGAATCCCGCTCTTTGGATGTGCAATCCTAAGATAGTTACTGGACCCGATAATAAGCTATATGTTACGTATGACTATAATACAAATTCACAAGTTGCAGCTTTAATACATATGCAAATATTTGATGGAGAGACATGGAGCGAGCCGGTATTAGTAAGCGAAAATGTAGGTATATTTATTCACAGCAATTTAATAATGGATAAAAGTGGGATACTACACATATTTTGGCATAATTTTCAAGAAAGGAGACTCCGATACAGAACTTATTCGAATGGTAGTTTTAGTCCTATTTCTAATCCATATCCTAACAATAACAGTGTTACTATTTGTTGCATTCAGTTAAGCGAACAAAATAATATACATATGACGGCATATGAAACAACGCAATCTACAACATACATGACTTATTTAAAAAAAGTAGATAATGATTGGACAAATCCTGATTCCGTATGTAAACCATTTTGGGCTAGCATGAGTATGGCTATCGGAAAAAGCAATGAACCACATATTGTTTGGGTTTCAAGGACAAATTATATAGATACAACATATTACACAACACAAATTAACGATCAGTGGCAAACATCTATACTTACACCTAAATATAGTACCGAGCATTCAATGATTATTGAGAAAAATGGCACTGTGCATATTGTACAAAGCGAGAAAACTGAAACAGGACACAATCAGATGCATTATGTACTTAAAAATGGTACCTGGACATCTCAAATAATTGAATTTGAAGAGAAAGGTTTTAATGATCATAAACTTATTGCTAAAGATACATCATTGTACCTTATATTCTTGCATTACCCTCTCCTATACTATAAAGAATCTCGTGTTTCGATAAGAAAACTTAAAATTGAAAATCAAAACAGCATAGAACAAACAGCAAAATTAAATGATTTTCATTTACGTGTTTTTCCAAATCCTTCTACAATTAGTCAAGGAATAAAAATTGAAACAAAATCAACAAGTGCTGTTCAAGTGCAGATTTATAATATAAGTGGTTTTTTAGTTTTTAAGACAACTGTTCATCCATCACAAAATACAATAGAATGGAACAAGGAAACATCAAACTATAAAAAAGTACCGCCAGGAATATATTTAGTTAAAGCAGTGTCAGATAAACAGATGAAAACAGAAACAATAGTAATAACAGAATAG
- a CDS encoding (Fe-S)-binding protein, which yields MPFDPFVIPFSVGLLFVLVVMGYKYVSWIRQMPKPQTPLKGFQRIKALWDATVEVFMESLLHRKIFKQNVMLGFMHSSIAFGWFLLIVLGHFEAKSVSDNAFNPPYFSIFLYFFVPERSMYKGHAFFSFGMEFILALILSGVFLAYLKRLTKRLFGMKRTSKMRGIDKIALYSLWSIFPLRLIAESFNAYVHDSGSFLTGPVGQFFGSFLPVANLEYSMWWAYSLSLGVFFIALPWSRYSHIPTEMVLIYLRRLGYRSCSKPTGYTMFDLYSCSRCGICIDSCQMNIVYRGRNETVTAHYIYDVRAGHENDFALFSCLACGRCEDACPVGVKTVDLRIGNRYENTKEFGLNHKIETINVVANSAIGYFSGCMGKLTPTVIDSMKQISSAAGDTLFHLDEEKGICCGRPLLLAGQLKQSENIIEKNKQRIESLGIQTLVTSCPICLRTFKNDYNLKIEVIHHSEYIERLIVSKKLVVNNSEAVVAYHDPCDLAHGLGIKQAPRDVINSAAVLYENPDTKSQGLCCGGGLAGVSLNSQQKLSIAYDAIQQITNGETNTLVTSCPLCKKTFAQTRMADVKDIAELVAENILTDGKGTQKLQKQSMLEAVSE from the coding sequence ATGCCATTCGATCCTTTTGTAATACCCTTTAGTGTTGGTCTTCTGTTTGTCCTTGTCGTGATGGGATATAAATATGTCTCATGGATTAGACAAATGCCAAAACCTCAAACCCCCTTGAAAGGTTTTCAAAGGATAAAAGCTCTTTGGGATGCAACAGTTGAAGTTTTTATGGAAAGCCTGCTTCATAGAAAGATATTCAAACAAAACGTAATGTTGGGTTTCATGCACTCAAGTATTGCTTTTGGTTGGTTTTTGCTTATAGTTTTAGGTCATTTTGAAGCTAAATCAGTGAGTGACAATGCGTTTAATCCACCATATTTCTCTATATTTTTGTATTTCTTCGTTCCAGAACGCTCCATGTATAAAGGTCATGCTTTTTTCTCTTTTGGTATGGAGTTTATCCTTGCGTTAATATTGTCGGGCGTTTTTTTGGCGTATCTCAAACGTCTTACTAAGCGTTTGTTTGGAATGAAACGAACATCTAAAATGCGCGGAATAGACAAAATCGCACTTTACTCACTTTGGTCAATTTTCCCTTTAAGACTTATAGCAGAGTCATTTAATGCGTACGTTCACGATAGTGGTAGCTTTTTAACAGGACCAGTAGGGCAATTTTTCGGAAGCTTTTTACCTGTAGCTAATTTAGAATATTCTATGTGGTGGGCATACAGCCTTTCGTTAGGCGTATTTTTTATAGCTCTACCATGGTCGCGCTATTCGCATATCCCAACCGAAATGGTTCTGATTTATCTTCGTCGTTTGGGATATAGATCATGCAGTAAACCAACAGGTTATACAATGTTTGATTTATACTCCTGCTCACGTTGCGGAATTTGTATTGATAGCTGTCAAATGAATATTGTTTATAGAGGTAGGAATGAGACAGTTACAGCACACTATATTTACGATGTCAGGGCAGGACACGAAAACGATTTTGCCCTATTTAGCTGTCTCGCATGTGGTAGGTGTGAAGATGCTTGCCCCGTTGGTGTAAAAACCGTTGACCTTAGAATAGGCAACCGATACGAAAATACAAAAGAGTTTGGGTTAAATCATAAGATTGAAACTATAAACGTTGTTGCAAACAGTGCAATAGGATATTTTTCGGGCTGTATGGGAAAACTTACCCCAACCGTTATCGACTCAATGAAACAAATAAGCAGTGCAGCTGGCGACACCCTGTTTCATTTAGACGAGGAGAAAGGAATATGTTGTGGAAGACCACTTCTTTTAGCAGGTCAACTAAAACAATCTGAAAATATTATAGAGAAAAACAAGCAGAGAATAGAATCATTAGGAATACAAACCCTTGTTACCTCTTGTCCCATTTGTTTGAGAACGTTTAAAAATGATTATAATCTAAAAATCGAAGTTATCCACCACTCCGAATATATTGAACGTCTAATTGTGAGCAAAAAGCTTGTGGTTAACAACTCAGAAGCCGTAGTTGCATATCACGACCCATGCGATTTAGCGCATGGATTAGGAATAAAACAAGCTCCGAGAGATGTAATAAACTCGGCAGCCGTGCTATACGAAAACCCTGATACTAAGTCACAAGGGTTGTGTTGCGGAGGAGGTTTAGCTGGAGTCTCCCTAAACTCGCAACAAAAACTATCTATAGCCTACGACGCAATCCAGCAAATCACAAACGGGGAAACAAATACGTTAGTAACAAGTTGCCCATTGTGTAAGAAAACCTTTGCACAAACCCGCATGGCAGATGTTAAAGATATTGCAGAGTTGGTTGCCGAAAATATTCTGACGGACGGCAAAGGAACTCAGAAGTTGCAGAAACAGAGCATGTTAGAGGCTGTTAGTGAATAA
- a CDS encoding 4Fe-4S dicluster domain-containing protein, whose protein sequence is MSGFGFSISKSSTIEYKPEEFHLANIIEENEPTSRLCISCGSCSATCTGGEFAKLRMHYIHLYVKRNLTDKIREELQNCMFCGKCQLVCPRGVNNRNIIRLLWENI, encoded by the coding sequence ATGTCAGGTTTTGGTTTTAGTATATCTAAGTCGTCAACAATCGAATATAAGCCGGAAGAGTTCCATTTGGCGAATATTATTGAAGAAAATGAACCAACAAGCAGGCTGTGTATTTCTTGTGGTTCATGTTCGGCAACTTGTACAGGCGGAGAGTTTGCAAAACTAAGAATGCACTATATACATCTGTATGTAAAACGTAATTTGACTGACAAAATAAGAGAGGAGTTGCAAAACTGTATGTTTTGTGGAAAATGTCAGTTGGTTTGTCCCAGAGGTGTTAACAATCGCAATATTATTAGGTTGTTATGGGAAAATATTTAG
- a CDS encoding CoB--CoM heterodisulfide reductase iron-sulfur subunit A family protein has translation MRAYDTKYQTIIIGGGIAGMTAALQLYKFGIRVLIIEKEDNLGGHLNKWYKLFPGFVNADEVVSNIVSEINDKRIHNITSDEVISIDSIYDNYIVKTSSGHSFEAESVLLAQGFNTFDPTKKEEYGYGLYSNVKTSVEVEKILKEHSNITIPKRIGLIHCVGSRDEKAGNLHCSKLCCVSAVKQSIELKERFPDAEVICFYIDLRMFDNGFEELYMEAQVEHGIKFIRGRLSECSENIDGSLVLKVQDTLTGLPMNVSVDWLVLMVGKEAAKLPNLDKSIDLKLAPNRFVAPENIFYNPNQTSQPGIFCCGTVSGPKTIHESAADAKAAAMSIIDYLNRK, from the coding sequence ATGAGAGCATACGACACTAAATATCAAACAATTATAATAGGTGGTGGTATCGCAGGAATGACCGCCGCTCTACAACTCTATAAGTTTGGAATAAGAGTTTTAATTATCGAGAAAGAGGATAATTTGGGTGGGCATTTAAATAAATGGTATAAACTATTCCCTGGGTTTGTAAATGCTGATGAAGTTGTATCAAATATCGTTTCGGAAATAAATGATAAAAGAATACACAACATTACTAGTGATGAGGTTATCTCAATAGACTCTATATATGATAATTATATTGTAAAGACTAGTTCTGGTCACTCTTTCGAAGCGGAGAGTGTTCTGTTAGCTCAAGGTTTTAACACGTTCGATCCCACAAAAAAAGAGGAGTATGGCTATGGTTTATACTCAAATGTAAAAACAAGTGTTGAGGTTGAGAAAATATTAAAAGAGCATTCAAATATCACTATACCCAAACGTATAGGCTTAATTCATTGTGTCGGTTCGCGTGATGAAAAAGCTGGAAACTTGCATTGCAGTAAGCTTTGTTGCGTATCGGCAGTCAAACAGTCAATAGAGTTGAAAGAGAGATTTCCTGACGCTGAAGTAATCTGTTTTTACATTGATTTAAGAATGTTCGACAATGGTTTCGAAGAGTTGTATATGGAAGCTCAGGTAGAACATGGAATTAAGTTTATAAGAGGCAGATTGTCAGAGTGTTCTGAAAATATAGACGGCTCTTTAGTTTTAAAAGTGCAAGATACTTTAACGGGATTGCCAATGAACGTAAGCGTTGACTGGTTGGTTTTAATGGTTGGGAAAGAGGCGGCTAAATTGCCCAATCTTGATAAATCTATTGATTTGAAACTCGCGCCAAACCGTTTTGTAGCACCGGAAAATATATTTTACAATCCAAATCAAACATCACAGCCTGGAATTTTTTGTTGTGGAACCGTCTCAGGACCAAAAACTATCCATGAGAGTGCAGCAGACGCGAAAGCAGCAGCAATGTCGATTATCGATTATTTAAACAGAAAATAG
- a CDS encoding heterodisulfide reductase subunit B, translating into MSKEKRDIWRKYQKSIGDDNFFFVRSCIRQNFFPASEQAFLHILRNELGKNVVEDARHTTCSGIGYHSDVVNFDTLQTIIARHFALMTEAKLKNVAISCVTSFGLYSEVLETWKEFPSELEKTRENLYKATKREFEIPENIAHCSDIIYKFREEIKNKGKNRLVNAETGEPLKIVDHIGCHYAKIFPEYGEGGAEFPQVLTGMIESWGGQTVDYPERRHCCGFGFRQYLVQANRGYSVSNTYKKLQSMEPYKPDMIIANCPGCTMFIDKWQYTISEMEHKTFGPDKTGIPVLTYEELAGLVLGYDPWDLGLQMHQVSAEPLLDKMGIKYDKDKKFADKSGKIFSIPKQPEYIL; encoded by the coding sequence ATGAGTAAAGAGAAGAGAGACATATGGCGGAAGTACCAGAAGAGCATTGGAGACGATAATTTCTTTTTTGTAAGAAGTTGCATTCGTCAAAACTTTTTCCCTGCATCGGAGCAGGCGTTTCTACATATTTTAAGAAACGAGCTTGGAAAAAACGTAGTTGAAGATGCGCGACATACTACTTGCTCGGGAATTGGATATCACAGCGATGTTGTAAATTTTGATACTTTACAAACTATTATTGCAAGGCATTTTGCATTGATGACCGAAGCAAAACTAAAAAACGTGGCAATATCGTGTGTTACTTCATTTGGGTTATACTCTGAAGTACTAGAAACTTGGAAAGAGTTCCCCTCAGAACTTGAAAAAACAAGAGAAAACCTATATAAAGCAACAAAAAGAGAGTTTGAAATCCCCGAAAATATTGCTCACTGTTCAGATATAATTTACAAATTCAGAGAAGAAATAAAAAACAAGGGGAAAAATAGACTTGTTAACGCAGAGACAGGCGAACCTCTTAAAATAGTCGATCATATTGGCTGTCATTATGCTAAAATCTTTCCAGAATATGGCGAGGGCGGAGCCGAATTTCCACAAGTTCTAACAGGAATGATTGAGTCATGGGGCGGTCAAACAGTCGATTATCCAGAACGGAGACATTGTTGCGGATTTGGTTTCCGTCAATATTTGGTTCAAGCAAATAGAGGTTACTCAGTTTCAAACACATACAAAAAGCTTCAGAGTATGGAGCCTTATAAGCCCGATATGATTATAGCGAATTGCCCCGGATGTACGATGTTTATCGACAAGTGGCAATACACCATAAGTGAGATGGAACACAAAACATTTGGTCCCGACAAAACGGGCATTCCCGTTCTGACGTATGAGGAGTTGGCTGGGCTTGTTTTAGGCTACGACCCTTGGGACTTGGGATTGCAGATGCACCAGGTAAGTGCCGAACCACTATTAGATAAAATGGGAATCAAATATGATAAAGACAAGAAGTTTGCCGATAAATCAGGAAAAATTTTCTCAATTCCAAAACAGCCCGAATATATTTTATGA
- a CDS encoding 4Fe-4S dicluster domain-containing protein produces MGKLRDKLFEDVRFEEGLKACMNCGVCTAICPAAEFYDYDPRRIVSIVQTADDETIIDLLKSETIWYCGQCLSCRTRCPRNNTPAYVIMALRKLSQEMGYFTESEKGRQQLALKRTVGDNVLKYGYCIYPAELTPSKHPEQGPVWEWVHKNSQAVYDRLGANLDKLGEGALRQIDNETLKELDAIFEITGNNDFFETIENYSEKQAEKMGLGFDDSHDCEYMKHITTVNEKKHQR; encoded by the coding sequence ATGGGGAAATTACGTGATAAATTGTTTGAGGATGTTAGATTTGAGGAGGGGCTTAAAGCATGTATGAATTGCGGTGTCTGTACTGCAATATGTCCTGCTGCAGAGTTTTATGATTACGATCCGCGACGAATTGTAAGCATAGTACAAACGGCTGATGATGAAACTATTATAGATTTGTTGAAAAGCGAAACAATTTGGTATTGTGGACAATGTTTGTCGTGTCGAACACGGTGTCCGCGTAACAATACCCCTGCATATGTTATAATGGCTTTAAGAAAATTATCGCAAGAGATGGGCTATTTTACCGAGTCTGAAAAGGGAAGACAACAGCTGGCACTAAAACGAACAGTTGGAGATAATGTGTTAAAATATGGATACTGTATATATCCGGCAGAACTTACACCATCGAAACATCCCGAACAAGGTCCTGTGTGGGAGTGGGTTCATAAAAACAGTCAAGCAGTTTATGATAGGTTAGGAGCTAATTTAGATAAACTTGGAGAAGGGGCTTTGCGACAAATTGATAATGAGACACTTAAAGAACTAGATGCAATATTTGAAATTACTGGAAATAACGATTTTTTTGAAACAATTGAGAACTATTCAGAGAAACAAGCGGAAAAAATGGGACTTGGGTTTGACGATAGCCATGATTGCGAATATATGAAGCACATTACTACAGTTAACGAAAAAAAACATCAACGATGA
- a CDS encoding PAS domain S-box protein: MVKKAVLLLLTICTFTAQGRNTGNLGLPFTKQFKSSDYGASHQNWAIAQGQNGYMYFGNNDGLLEFNGQEWKTYSMPNNSAVRYIHVSTDDKIYVGAFNEFGYFERDEYGSLIYTSLSNEIKETDIKTVWKIIPYEDAIYFIAERQNIFKYDFIKVSKIYIPSVVSEFRAFLVNNVFYIFDSYAGLAVLKNDTVYRYQNEIFDKKIAVYSILPIEDDYILIGTNTNGFFKVDTKKLSPIPNEQTINLDKTKRIVINSKTSLKGLLFYEEFKSAVSEEIKKGRIYYGIKNDNDEFVYATLKGGIFILNKKGDLIDRYFANKGIPDNNVFCVYEDMEFNLWATTEKGITLLEPYSGYRVFDTHSAIKGNILSLSSINSNIYIGTTSGLYAIEREQDAVISLPSRYNTITDDYIYIMSFLKNPSDNQSFLFSSLSNIHEYNIQTKELKNIHSVYAGQNMISYPLDSSAIFIGHRPGITVIKRENNKKYKVIETFEGFTEHVGNMTFDKVGNLYISNISGLLMMKFNSPNNFKDYSIVRYNTTNGLPTDEKNQWLIIGDSIVVLTTNGIYLPDKQENIGKTDLTFKEYSELNQQFDKEDLPIRQILEAKTGDWLIRSDNEVSYFLTEQKRLVRQPFLRDGDLKISDMCIGDNQRVWMSSYDNLYCFDFKTMKSISHKQTLSFTNITIGQDSTIPIRINNNVKDIGDVSFKYNSLKVEVTYPSYRDLKNIKYSFFLDGIDKSWTPWTNIGRYAISYLPVGQYTLHAKALDSDGNETNEIQLIFSIKPPFYRTITAFIIYTIVVIALVYGLIKLNTLRLKRERQKLRDTIKKAISTVEKQKDELIEQAKELETTNLELDKLSLVARYTDNAVAIMDSKGNFEWINEGFTRIYGYELEELLDRTLDIKIEKNFTHNINKLLETWYHDQKPIVYESLNMHKNGSEIWVQTTLTPILNENNEVTKLVAIDANISKLKKAEEEIKLQTDEVQIQRDIAILQRDEILRQKDEITDSILYAERIQEAILHTNTHLNKLYRDSFVLSIPRNIVSGDFFWCHANENHKVIAVADCTGHGVPGAFMSLIGISFLKEIVSTLGFYKPDEILKMLRYNIIYALNQKCDDGSNGYSGSFSESKDSMDMSLVTVDIQNNILYYAGANCPIYIINENQITEYKPDKMPIGTHRNNHLHFTLHTIPIKKGDRIYMFTNGLIDQFGGKDGKKLKRNGFKEKIVELQEFDFNEQCSRLKNFYKMWSAGIEQVDDILIVGFDTDSGT, encoded by the coding sequence ATGGTTAAAAAGGCTGTTTTATTATTACTAACGATTTGTACATTTACTGCACAAGGGCGTAATACTGGCAATCTTGGACTTCCTTTTACAAAACAATTCAAATCGTCTGACTATGGTGCATCGCACCAAAACTGGGCTATTGCTCAGGGTCAAAATGGATATATGTACTTTGGCAATAATGACGGTTTGCTTGAATTCAATGGTCAAGAGTGGAAAACATATAGTATGCCTAATAATTCTGCGGTTAGATACATACACGTTTCTACCGACGATAAAATATATGTCGGAGCTTTCAATGAATTTGGATATTTTGAACGTGACGAATATGGCTCACTTATATACACCAGCCTTTCAAATGAGATAAAAGAGACTGACATCAAAACGGTTTGGAAAATAATTCCATATGAAGATGCAATATATTTTATTGCTGAACGACAAAATATATTCAAATATGACTTTATAAAAGTTAGTAAAATATATATCCCATCAGTAGTCTCTGAGTTTAGAGCCTTTTTAGTAAATAATGTTTTTTACATATTCGACAGTTATGCGGGCTTGGCTGTTCTAAAAAACGACACTGTATATCGTTATCAAAACGAAATTTTTGATAAAAAAATTGCTGTTTATTCTATTCTGCCGATTGAAGATGATTACATTCTGATAGGAACCAACACAAATGGATTTTTTAAAGTAGACACAAAAAAACTGTCGCCTATACCAAATGAACAAACTATTAATCTTGATAAAACTAAAAGAATAGTCATTAATAGTAAAACCTCACTCAAAGGACTCCTATTTTATGAAGAATTTAAGTCAGCTGTTAGCGAAGAGATCAAAAAGGGTAGAATCTATTATGGGATAAAGAATGATAACGACGAGTTCGTTTACGCCACACTCAAAGGAGGCATATTTATATTAAATAAAAAAGGCGATTTGATTGACCGTTACTTCGCAAACAAAGGTATCCCTGACAACAACGTATTCTGTGTTTATGAAGATATGGAATTTAACCTGTGGGCTACAACAGAAAAAGGAATAACTTTACTAGAACCTTATAGCGGATACAGAGTTTTTGATACACACTCCGCAATAAAAGGTAATATATTATCACTGTCATCCATAAACAGCAACATTTATATTGGAACTACCTCAGGGTTATATGCTATAGAGAGAGAACAAGACGCCGTTATATCGTTGCCAAGCAGGTACAATACCATTACTGATGACTATATTTATATAATGTCATTTCTAAAGAACCCATCTGATAATCAAAGTTTTTTATTTAGCTCTTTGTCAAATATACATGAATATAATATTCAAACTAAAGAGTTAAAAAACATTCACAGTGTTTATGCAGGTCAAAATATGATTTCTTACCCATTAGACAGTTCTGCTATTTTCATAGGTCATAGACCGGGTATTACTGTCATAAAAAGGGAAAACAACAAAAAATATAAGGTGATTGAAACATTTGAAGGTTTTACAGAACATGTGGGTAATATGACTTTCGACAAAGTGGGCAACTTATATATCTCCAATATTTCCGGTCTATTGATGATGAAATTCAATAGTCCAAATAATTTCAAGGACTACTCTATAGTGCGATACAATACTACTAATGGCTTGCCAACAGATGAGAAAAACCAATGGTTAATTATTGGTGACTCTATTGTTGTGTTAACAACCAATGGTATTTATCTGCCTGACAAACAGGAAAATATTGGCAAAACAGATCTTACTTTCAAAGAGTACAGCGAACTAAATCAGCAATTTGACAAAGAAGACTTACCTATTAGACAAATATTAGAGGCTAAAACCGGAGATTGGTTAATTAGAAGTGACAATGAAGTATCCTATTTCTTAACAGAACAAAAAAGACTCGTAAGGCAACCGTTTTTAAGGGATGGTGATTTAAAAATCAGCGATATGTGTATTGGTGATAATCAAAGGGTATGGATGTCATCATATGACAATTTGTACTGCTTCGATTTTAAAACCATGAAAAGTATTTCTCACAAACAAACATTATCTTTTACAAACATTACAATTGGACAAGATTCAACTATACCTATACGTATTAATAATAATGTAAAGGATATTGGAGATGTTAGTTTTAAATATAATTCCCTGAAAGTTGAAGTTACATACCCGTCATATAGGGACTTGAAAAACATCAAATACTCGTTTTTTTTAGATGGAATTGATAAGTCGTGGACACCTTGGACAAACATAGGGAGATACGCCATATCATACTTGCCCGTGGGTCAATATACGTTACACGCCAAAGCATTAGATAGTGATGGAAATGAAACAAATGAGATACAACTAATATTCTCAATCAAACCTCCATTCTATAGGACAATAACTGCTTTTATTATTTATACAATAGTTGTCATAGCTTTAGTATATGGCCTTATCAAGTTGAATACTCTTAGACTTAAACGTGAAAGGCAAAAACTTAGGGACACTATAAAAAAAGCTATTTCTACCGTAGAGAAACAAAAAGATGAATTAATAGAGCAAGCCAAAGAACTTGAAACAACCAATTTAGAACTTGATAAACTATCACTTGTTGCCCGATATACTGACAATGCGGTTGCAATAATGGACTCTAAAGGCAACTTTGAGTGGATAAATGAAGGGTTTACACGCATATATGGGTATGAACTTGAAGAGTTGTTAGATAGAACTTTAGATATAAAAATTGAAAAAAATTTCACACATAATATTAACAAATTACTAGAGACATGGTACCATGACCAAAAGCCCATTGTGTATGAATCATTAAACATGCATAAAAACGGTTCGGAAATTTGGGTGCAAACTACTTTAACTCCCATTCTGAACGAAAACAACGAAGTAACAAAGCTAGTAGCAATAGATGCAAATATTAGTAAATTAAAAAAAGCCGAAGAAGAGATAAAACTGCAAACTGACGAAGTACAAATACAACGCGATATAGCAATATTACAACGTGATGAAATATTACGACAAAAAGATGAAATAACAGATTCAATATTATACGCAGAAAGAATACAAGAAGCTATTCTGCACACTAATACTCATTTAAATAAGTTATACAGAGATAGTTTTGTGTTAAGTATTCCACGTAACATTGTAAGCGGCGATTTCTTCTGGTGTCACGCTAATGAAAACCACAAAGTAATAGCAGTTGCAGACTGCACTGGACACGGTGTTCCCGGAGCATTTATGAGCCTAATTGGAATTAGCTTTTTAAAAGAGATAGTTTCAACTCTTGGTTTTTACAAACCAGACGAAATACTAAAAATGCTACGTTACAACATAATATACGCATTAAATCAAAAATGTGATGATGGTTCTAATGGTTATAGTGGTAGTTTTAGCGAAAGCAAAGACAGCATGGATATGTCATTAGTTACTGTAGACATTCAAAATAATATATTGTATTATGCAGGCGCAAACTGCCCAATTTATATAATAAATGAAAATCAAATAACAGAGTATAAACCGGACAAAATGCCAATAGGCACGCATAGAAACAATCACTTACATTTTACATTACACACAATACCTATAAAAAAAGGTGACAGAATATATATGTTTACCAATGGTCTTATTGATCAATTTGGTGGAAAAGATGGAAAAAAACTAAAAAGAAATGGATTTAAAGAAAAAATAGTTGAATTACAAGAGTTCGATTTTAATGAACAGTGCAGTCGTCTAAAAAACTTCTACAAAATGTGGAGTGCTGGTATAGAACAAGTTGACGACATTTTAATAGTTGGGTTTGACACTGATTCCGGCACCTAA